The Streptomyces asoensis DNA window TCACGCCGCCGTGCAGCTCACGCTCGGCACGGAGCCGCCGCCGGGCGTCCCCCCGAAGCCGAAGCTCGCCGAACCGCCCGCCGGGACCGTCCCGTTGTGCGAGGCGTTCACCGCGGTCACGGTGGCCCCGCTCTGGGTGTACGAGGCGTTCCACATGCTGCTGATCCGCTGCGCGCCGCTCCAGGTCCAGGTCACCTTCCAGGAACCGATCGCCGTGCCGCCGGTGTTGGTGACCTTGACCTCGGCGTTGAAGCCGCCGCCCCAGTCGCTGCTGACGCTGTACACGGCGGTGCAGGCGGCCGTACCGCCGCCACCGCCGCCCCCGCCACCGCCGCCTGTTCCCCCCGGGAAACCGGGGGCCTTGACGCTCGCCAGGTACCCGTCCTTGACGGTGTCGACGGTCTGCCAGTCGTCCTTCAGGATGCCGCCGGTGTCACCGGAGTTGGGGTTCCACGACCAGAAGGTCCAGTGGAACGAGTCGGCGCCGTACGTCGACGTCGGCCGGAGGTAACTCACCAGCGCCGCAAGCCACTTCTGGTCCACGGTCGACTGGAGCGTGGTGCCGAACTCGCCCACCCACACGGGCGCGATGTTCTGCTTGAAGATGTAGCCCCAGTACTTGTCCCAGATCCCCGGCATGTTCGCCGGGAAGGCCGGATCGCTGAACCAGCTCTGCTGGGCGACGCTGGTGGCGTAGTCGTGGGCCGAGTACACGACCCGGTTCGCCACGCTCAGCTGCACCGGGTACTGGCCGACGCCCATCAGGTTGCCGCCCCACCATCCGGAGACGCCGTTGAAGGACTGCACGCCCTCGACGAAGATCAGGAGGTCGGGGTTGACGGACAGCACCGCGTTGCCGGCCCGCTGCGCGGCCAGCCGCCAGTCGGTGGCGGTGTCCCCGCAGCCCCAGCAGGCGGGATCGTGGGGCTCGTTGTGCAGGTCGATGCCGACGACCGCGTCCTGGCCCTTGTAACGGGTGGCCATGGCCTTCAGGTTGGTGATCCAGGTCGACTCGGGGACCGCCGCCGTGTACCAGAGCGCCGACTGTCCGCCCGAGTCGGGCCGGTGCCGGTCGAGGATGACCTTCAGACCGTCCTGGCCGGCGTACGCGACGATCCGGTCCAGGATCTGGAGGGAGTTCAGTCCCTGGA harbors:
- a CDS encoding cellulase family glycosylhydrolase; this encodes MFRSLRRVLCGVAAALLIPLGAVAQTAHADPAGAARGAGTAPAVTAAAEAGAGYWHTSGRQILDAAGQPVRVAGINWFGFETANYVVHGLWSRDYKSMIDQMKSLGYNTIRIPYSDDIFKSGTVPNSIDFSSGKNADLQGLNSLQILDRIVAYAGQDGLKVILDRHRPDSGGQSALWYTAAVPESTWITNLKAMATRYKGQDAVVGIDLHNEPHDPACWGCGDTATDWRLAAQRAGNAVLSVNPDLLIFVEGVQSFNGVSGWWGGNLMGVGQYPVQLSVANRVVYSAHDYATSVAQQSWFSDPAFPANMPGIWDKYWGYIFKQNIAPVWVGEFGTTLQSTVDQKWLAALVSYLRPTSTYGADSFHWTFWSWNPNSGDTGGILKDDWQTVDTVKDGYLASVKAPGFPGGTGGGGGGGGGGGTAACTAVYSVSSDWGGGFNAEVKVTNTGGTAIGSWKVTWTWSGAQRISSMWNASYTQSGATVTAVNASHNGTVPAGGSASFGFGGTPGGGSVPSVSCTAA